From the Planktothricoides raciborskii GIHE-MW2 genome, the window CAATTCTGGCTTTCATTCCGGGATGGTGGATCCCCCCAACCCCCCTTAAAAAGGGGGGCTTTTTAGATTTTTCCAGAGGTCTAATATACAGAAAAAAGCTGATTTTATCTGCGTTAGATCCGGGGGAAGGTGCGATCGCGAAGCGTTGCGGATGCAACATCGTTAATAATCTCTAATCATCGCTAGTTATGACCAGTTATGGCCGCTTATATGTTCACAATTCCATCGGGCATCACCGTTTTAATCATCTGAGTATCCCTTAAATTCGCTTGATAAAGATTAGTATCAATTAAAATAGCCTGACTCAGATTTGCTTCAGTCAAATTCGACCAACTAAGATTCGCTCGATAGAGACTACAGCCTTCTAAGTTCGCGCCTCGCATCGAAGTCCAACTAATATTGGTGCTTCTAAGTTGTGCTTTACTCAAATTGGCTTTACTCAGATTAGAACCACTCAAATTTGCTCTAGTCAAATCCGCCTCAACGAGAATTGCATTCGTCAAATTAACCCCATTGAGAATAGCATTGGTCAGATTAGCTTTGGTCAAATTCGCACCTGTAATGATAGCAATACTTAGGTTAGCGGATTCTAATGACGATCCAGATAGGTCAGCATCCATTAAAATCGCTCGACTGAGGTTAGCATTACGACAATTGCTGCCACTAAGATTAGACAACCGAAAGCGCGTTTCACTAGCAATGCAGTGTTGAAGATTCACTTTTTCTAACGTCGCTCGCTCCACATTGGCTCGACTCAGGTTAACCGCACTTAAGTTAGCTTCACTTAAGTTGGCTCTACTGAGATTCGCGGCAATTAGGTTGGCTTGACGCAGGTCTACCGCAGTTAATTTGGCTCCAGAGAGATTTGCTTCTCGCAGATTTACCCCTGTTAAAATCGCCCCTGTGAGGTTTGCCTCCCTTAAATCACAATTCCTTAAGTTAGCCTCACTAAGGTTGATTCCCTGTAAGTGAGCCATTACCAGATCCAAGTTGCGAAAATCTCTTTCCCCTGCTTGATATCTTTCGCTTAGTTCATTGACATCCATCTAACATTACCCTCTGACTATAGAATCGGTCTAAATTTAATGGTCTATTGTTATAATTTATCGCCTTCAATGGACTATTTCAGCTACCTTGGTGGTAATCCGTACTAAATTGTCAGAGGTGCCGGGGATGCCAGGAACTCTTGACCGTGAAAAAAAATCCATAATCTGACGGGTGCGTTGTTTTCGACGCCGATCGCTTAAATGATAAACTGAATTAAAGAACAGGGATTTTTCATACATAAACTCTTCCGGGGTGCCTAAAATTGGCACGTTTAGAGTTTGATACAAGTTTTTAATGCTCTCAAAAAAGGCTTGTGTCCCTGGTTGTTGCTACTCTTAAAAGTAAACGGTACTAGGCCAAGTGGCGATCGCGCTCACCTGATGGCGATGTTGCATCCGCAACGCCGAAGCGAACGCACCCTTGAATATATTTAATTAAATTTTATTAAAATAAAAATTCATTTTAGCATGGCTTAAATTTTTCCAATCTTAAGCCATGCTAAAATTGTAAAATGGTTAAAAATGCGTAAAAATGCCAATTAAAATTTTTAAAAACCAATTAATTTTTTTAACAATCCAATGTTAATTAGCATAAAATTACCTCAAATTACCCAGACAAAAAAGCATAATGTTCTCCGCGTATTCGTGCATCAAAATAACAATCAATAGATTCAAAACCGTCCTCGACACAATCCACAGCAAGTTGATTGACGACTTGTGCTTTTTCAATGGAAGAATCGTCCGAAAGACTTCCTAAGCCAAAAGTCGTCGCGTCTAACAGCCAATCAACCCAATTGCCGTTAATACGGCCTGCATAATCTAGCTCAATCCAAGTTTTTACAGCTTGATTGTAGGAGCGTTTGCTAATCGTAAAATAAATATTTTTATCTCCCATAAATTAACCTTTTTGTTTAGGAATTCAACTTAGCCTAAGCTGCGAAAACCGACAATCATCAAACTTTTCCTAGAAAAAAAGAGGTTAAAGCAATCAAGATTTTAAGCAAAACTGGTAATATAAAAGGGTAGGTGGGGATTAATCCCCAGCCGACGGTTTATCCGCCTTCAGCAGAGCAATGAAATCTGTAAAAGAATGATTAAGTTTTATCGTGGTTAAAATAAATCGTTACAAAGGTTAAGAATTAGTTATGAGTCATAAATAAAATGGCGAAAAAAAACTGGAGTGTCGTAAAGAATTTAACTTCTGAATATACGGGGGAAAACTATTGCAGTCTTATCAAGGGAACCGGACGAGAGTTTGTTGTTAACTTTTGCTTAAAACCAGAGGTCGAGAACCCTGCTATTCCTCCGTTTCTGCCGCCGTCTCCACCCTGCAATATCAAGCCGCTGGCCAAGCTCAGTTAAGAGCTTATGCTGAGTCGATCGCTCATTATCGGCTTCAGCTTTGGGAGCGAACGGCTGAGGGAACTTTTTACCGAAAAACTTTCCCAATTTTCAAATATTTCCCAGATCATCAGCTAGATATTTTTCCCTTGTTGTGGGTAACAACCGAGGCCGGAATTGGGGATAAAGAACTTTTACTAAAATTTGATGGCACTGTTTTACCAATAACTGATGATAAAATCTCGGTCTGCCTCGACTACTACTGTTCAGGACGAAATTTGGTTTTCGTTAAATATTCCGGCAAACACGGAGATTGAATTTCAGCGTCCTGATAATTATACTATTTTTAATTACCAAAGATGCACTCATTTGGGGCGCTTGGACGCCTTGCCCCTACAATATCTGTTATTAATTTGGCATCGGTAGGGGCGCCGGGGCTGGCGCCCAAATTAACCTCGAAATCGTAGCAATAATTTTTGAAATTGGTATAAATACTTGGAAAACGGAAAACCAATCATTGATTACACAATGGGGCAAGAGAAAAAAAATCCGAAGCATCTGACTAAAAAAAATCGCAGCGACGCTTCCGACAAGCTTTAGGGCTGGGGGAAGTTGTCCGAAAATCAGGCGCTACTGTCAATTCAAAGTCCAAGGCAAAAGGGTCAGGAATGGCGCGATCGATAATGTGGCTGTACGTTAATAATAAATTTGAAATGTCACTCAAAGAGAATGGTGTTTCAACAAAAAGTTTGTTGAAACACTATTCGCCGAATTCTTGAGTATTGGCTGAACCGTGCTTATCAATTACTGCCTGATGGTTCCTTGCAAAAACTTAGCGGGAAAGCATTGTATGCCGCTCGTGGTGCAACTATGCGAAAGGTGGCTGCGATGATTTACTCGGAATTGCTGAAGGAATTGTCTGATTAGGATTAAGCATAAAACGCCACTGCTGTTTAAAGTGGCGTTTTATAATTTACCAATTATATCCCCGAATTGAGAATTGCCGGAAGATAATTGATATCGATTGGCGGCGCTAGAATTGCTTTATAACTTAAAAACAATTTTAGACGCACGTCAAGATTTGGATCGAGAATATCGGGAGTTAATTATGGAACTATCGCCCCTGTATTTGCAGCGACTATAAATCGCTACCCAACAAGGATTTGAACAATAAATTTAACAATGAATTTAACAAGGAATTCAACAAGGAATTCAACAAGGGCAAAGGCTGATGGTTGAAACCATGCTTCAAGTGAATTTTGGCACAATCGAGCGGGAGTTATCCCAAATTATTGATCCGTTAATTCAACTATCTGCCCTGGAAATAACTCAACTGATTATGCAACTGAATCGAGAAGAGTTGTTAGCCAGATTTCACCCGCAATCCTAGGAATCTTTTTGAGGGATTCCCGCAACCCGGTTTGACCAAAAAAACCGGGTTTTTTGTCGGTAGCAAAACTTAAACCAAAAGTGATAACGCATCGATCCCCCCAACCCCCCTTTTTAAGGGGGGCTTTTTAGAATAAAAGCACTCTTGTCTATTCATCGTGACTATTTTCGAGGGAATAAGGGATGCCCAGACTTTTCGGAGGCAGGGCTTTTCCGGCTAATCCTAGTAAGGCAAATAAAGCCAGAATGTAGGGTGACATGACTAAAAATTGATAGGGAATATTTGCCCCAAATGCTTGAATTCTTAACTGTAAAGCTTCCGTCGCCCCAAATAAGAAACAAGCCCCAATAATCCCTAAAGGATGCCACCGACCAAAAATTAGCGCTGCTAGGGCAATAAATCCTTTTCCGGCACTCATTCCTTCGGTAAAAAAATTAATTTGTACCAAGGTAAGATAAGCCCCTCCTAAACTCGCTAAACATCCACTGACTATCACTGCACCATAGCGCACCCAGGCAACGGAAATTCCCGCAGTTGCCGCAGCTTGGGGATATTCACCCACCGATCGCAAGGTTAAGCCAAGGCTGGTATGAAATAAAAAATAGAGACTAAAAGCTACTAAAATAACTAGCAAATAAACCAGAATATTCTGTTGGAATAAAATAGCGCCTAGGAGTGGGATTTTTGCCAGTCCAGGGATGGCAATCGCCTCAATTCCGGGTAATCTTTGCGTGCTATTACCATTAAATATTAGGCGGGCGAAAAATGAGGTTAATCCCGCCGCTAGTAGATTAATTCCTAATCCTGATACTAACTGATTGACTGCTAAAGTCACCGATAAGAAAGCGTGAAGTAAACCCACTAATCCGCCGCCGATTAATGCAAAGACAATTCCTACATAAGGATTGCCGGTGTAAAAGGTAGCGATCGCGCTAGAAAAAGCGCCGGTTAATAACAAACCTTCCAGGGCAATATTCAGAACTCCCGACCGTTCCGAGTACATTCCCCCCAGGGCGGCAAATGCTAAAGGGACGGCTAAATCAACGCTAGAAATCAAATAATCATTATAATTAATCATTATAGTTAATTGTCATTATTTAAACCATTTAACCATCGTTTTTCTACCGCCAAAGCGATCGCAATAAATAGTACGGTTAATCCCTCAATAATATACACAATTGTAATCGGGACTCCGGCACTTCTTTGGATAATATTCGCCCCACTACGCAAAGCGGCAAAAAATAAAGAAGCCAACACAACACCGCTAATACTACCACGACTTAAAAAAGCGATCGCGATCGCATCAAATCCGTAACCGGGGGACATTTGTTCAAATAAACGATATTTTAATCCCATCACTTCTGAAGCCCCCGCTAACCCTGCTAAACCACCTGCTAAAGCCATCACAATCATCAGGGTATTTTTCACCGAAATACCGGCATAATGGGCGGCGGTAGAATTAAAACCAACGGCAGTAATTTGATATCCTAAAGGCGATCGCATCAACAATATCCATAAAACCGCTGCGGTAATGAAAGCGAGTAAAATACCCAAATGGGCTAAACTGTCCGGTAAAATAATCGGTAATCTGGCGGTTTTGGCAATTAATGGAGAATATGGACTCGGTGCAGCGGGTGCTTTTAAAGGGTTTTGGACTAGGTAACTGACTAAATTTATGGCAATGTAATTGAGTAATAAAGTAGTAATCACTTCATTAACTCCTTTTACTGCTTTCAGATAACCCGGTATCCAACCCCAAAATGCCCCAAAAATAAAGCCAGAAATTAGGGCTAAGGGAATATGAATTATCGCCGGAATTCCCTGTACATATAAACCCACTAAAGTGCTACCCAAAGCACCAAAATAAATTTGTCCCTCACCCCCAAGATTAAATTGTCCCGCACGCAAGGCGATTAATACCCCTAAACTGGTGAATAATAGGGGGGTCATTTTGGTGAGGGTATTGCCAAAACCAAAGTAAGTAGTCAGGGATTCTTGAAATAAAGCGGTGTAGGCGCTGATGGGATTTGCTCCGGCAAAAAAAATCAGCATCCCACCCAAAATCAGAGCGCAAATCACCGCAATCAGCGGTGATATAATTGGCCGAATAATTGGCCGAATAATTCGCCTAATTAATTGAAAGGGTTTATTCGCGATCGTCATGTCATGTTTGCTCCTCCCATCAATAAACCAATCTTGTCTAATGTAGCGGTATTTGCATCCAAAATATCCACAAATTCTCCCCGATAAATAACTGCTATGCGATCGCTCATCGTCATCACTTCTTCTAACTCGGTGGAAATATACAAAATCGCGGCACCCCGTTCTCGTTGGGCTAATAACTCCTCGTGAACCGTAGCGGTTGCACCAACATCTAATCCCCTGGTGGGTTGCATGGCGATAATTAAATTTGGTTCTTCTGCCAGTTCTCTGGCTAATACGACTTTTTGTTGATTTCCCCCTGATAGTTGACTAACTTTTACATTCTCTCCAGAAACGCGAATTTTAAATTTTTCTATGCTCATTTGAGCATTGCGTTTGATCGCCTTTGGTTGCAATAATAAATTACAGCAAAACGGCGAATTTTTAAAGCTCTTTAAAATTAAGTTTTCCGCAATGGTAAACGGCAAGATTAACCCCATTTTTTGCCGGTCTTCAGGAATATAGCCGATTTTCGGATGCACCAAAGAACCAGGGAAAGAAATTTTACCCTGATGGATACTTCTTAAACCGGCGATCGCATCAGCCAATTCTCTTTGTCCATTCCCATCTACCCCCGCAATTCCTAAAATTTCTCCAGCCCGTAATTCAAAGGAAATATTGCGAAGAGAGGGAATATTTCTATCATCTAAAACTTGCAATTTTTCTACGGATAAAATTACTTGTTCGGCTGTGTATACAGATTGATTAACTTGTTGATTAACTTGTTGATTAACTTGTTGATTAACTTTTTGATTAACTTTTTTATTAACTGTTAAACTTACCCCTTGTCCCACCATCAAGTCTGATAATTGCTGAGAAGTGACTTCTTGAGTGCTTCTGGTAGCGACTACTTTACCTCGTCTTAATACGGTGACATTATCACAAAGTTTAATCACTTCTTCTAATTTATGGCTAATAAAAATAATCGTCTTCCCAGCCGCCGCTAATTGTCGCAAGATATGAATAAATCCTGCGACTTCCTTGGGGGTTAAAACGGCGGTGGGTTCATCAAAAATTAATAGTTTTGCTTGGCGATATAATACTTTTAGGATTTCGACTCTTTGCTGTTGCCCTACAGGTAAATTTTCGATGCGGGCATTTGGCTCAATTTCTAGGCCATAACTTTGAGCTAAAGCAAAAATTTCTTGTTGTTTTTGCGACCAATTTAAGCGCCAACTATTTTCGGTGCCTAAAATAATATTTTCCGTAACGGTCAAGTTAGGCACCAGCATAAAATGTTGATGTACCATGCCGATTCCTAACTGAATTGCCTGGTGGGGTGATGTAATTTTGACGGGGCGATCGTCTAGATAAATTGTACCCGTATCCGGTTGATATAGACCACTTAGAATATTCATTAAAGTGGTCTTACCGGCTCCATTTTCCCCTAATATTGCCATAATTTTTCCCGTTTCAACCCGGAAACTAATGCGATCGTTGGCAATAAATGAATGAAAGTGTTTACTAATATTTTCTAAGCGTAAATCCATGATTTTTTTACATTACCAGAAAATTATACCAATTTGAAAAACTACTACGACAATTCCAAGGTTTATTTGGGCGAAAAAGACGTGGCGCCCAAGTTGGATGAATTTTTGTAAATGGTATTACCAATTTCAAAATAATCCACAGTCTGTTTTAACCGACTTGGGCTATTAGCCTGGGGTTTTAACCCCAGGCGGTTTATCTATTTTTTTCACGCAACGGGTATCTTTTCCGGCTTCTTGACAAGGTTCAAAGATTATTTTTTGCTGAGAAATGGCTTGTTCTATTTGCAAGGCATTTTGTTTAATTGGTTCGGGTACGGCGGAACCAAATTGACCTAAATATAAGATATCTTTTCTGTCTAAACCGATATTATATATCTGTCCCTTGAGTTCTTTTTTTTGAGCGAGTTCTGCTAAATAGGCGATCGCCACATCCAAGCGTTTGATAATACTGGTTAACACGGCTTTGGGAGCAACTTGTAATTGATCTGTTGTATTCCCAAAAGCATAAACTCCTTTATCGCTGGCGGCTTGTAAAACGGCGGGAGAAGAACTATCTAACCATTGATAAATTACATCGGCACCATCGGCAATTAAAGCCAGTGCCGCTTGTTTTGCCTTCACAATATCATTCCAATCCCCCACAAAGGTGGAACTTACTTGAATATTCGGTTTAACGGATTTTGCGCCTAATTCAAATCCCCGCAATTCTTCCTGGGTTGCCGGAAATTCTTGCCCTGCTAGATAGGCTAATTTATTTGATTTAGTCATTGCCGCCCCAATCAGACCACATAAATAACTCCCTTGTAAGTGATCGATTCTTAAAGAGGCAATATTTTCTCCTTGATTATTCCCATTAACCCCGACAAAAAATGTATTGGGAAATTGGGGCGCAACTTGTTCTATAGATGCATCAAATTGTCCCCCATGAGCAAAGACCACATTATAACCCTTGCGGGCAAAGTCGGTTAAAACTTCCGCTTGATCGGTTTGGGCAACTTGTTCGAGATATGCCACTTCTGCCCCTAACTTTTGTTTCGCTAGGTTGATTCCTTCATATCCCGACTGATTCCAAGCTTTATCGGTGATTAGACCAGGAAGTGCGATCGCAATTTTAAACCCTGCCCCACTATCACTAACGGTGCTAGTTTGATTACTACTGCAAGCTTTCAGTAATAAGCTAGTCCCTAAAGTCGCTGAACCATACACCAAAAATTTCCGGCGGCTAAAATTTCGTTTCATATTTTCTCTGGATGATATCTAGTCATTTTATAGTATTTGCACAAATAATTCGTCAAGCGATCGCCGAAATTAGTTCGGCGATCTAAAATTTTTCCGCAAAATCAGCTATTCTGAGGTTGGTTTTCTTATATAATGCGATAATTTTCTGTGCGAATACAGCAGACTTGCCCATTCTACTTTATTCGGGACAAGACCGGAGCAACCACCGCCAACGGAATTGCTGAATTCCGTCCGGGACAACCACGGAAAACCGGGGCAACCACCGCCAACGGAATTGCCCCTACGGTCTGAATGCTTTGAATATGTTACCGTAAAGGTGAAATCACCCTAGTTGTACTCTAGGTTTTAATTCAACATGACTGCGGAAAATTTTTTAACGATTGGCGAAGAAAACATCTCTTTACCCCAAGCACTGGGTTATTTGCGGGCAAGTGGAGACTTGCAGCAATTTCTGATGCGAATTCTGCGGCAGCACGTGATTGCCAAAGAGGTCGCCCAACGCACGGATCTGGAGGTTGACTCTAGCCAAATCGAACAAGCGATCGTCAATTTTCGACTGCAAAATC encodes:
- a CDS encoding pentapeptide repeat-containing protein, which produces MDVNELSERYQAGERDFRNLDLVMAHLQGINLSEANLRNCDLREANLTGAILTGVNLREANLSGAKLTAVDLRQANLIAANLSRANLSEANLSAVNLSRANVERATLEKVNLQHCIASETRFRLSNLSGSNCRNANLSRAILMDADLSGSSLESANLSIAIITGANLTKANLTNAILNGVNLTNAILVEADLTRANLSGSNLSKANLSKAQLRSTNISWTSMRGANLEGCSLYRANLSWSNLTEANLSQAILIDTNLYQANLRDTQMIKTVMPDGIVNI
- a CDS encoding ABC transporter permease, which encodes MINYNDYLISSVDLAVPLAFAALGGMYSERSGVLNIALEGLLLTGAFSSAIATFYTGNPYVGIVFALIGGGLVGLLHAFLSVTLAVNQLVSGLGINLLAAGLTSFFARLIFNGNSTQRLPGIEAIAIPGLAKIPLLGAILFQQNILVYLLVILVAFSLYFLFHTSLGLTLRSVGEYPQAAATAGISVAWVRYGAVIVSGCLASLGGAYLTLVQINFFTEGMSAGKGFIALAALIFGRWHPLGIIGACFLFGATEALQLRIQAFGANIPYQFLVMSPYILALFALLGLAGKALPPKSLGIPYSLENSHDE
- a CDS encoding ABC transporter permease, giving the protein MTIANKPFQLIRRIIRPIIRPIISPLIAVICALILGGMLIFFAGANPISAYTALFQESLTTYFGFGNTLTKMTPLLFTSLGVLIALRAGQFNLGGEGQIYFGALGSTLVGLYVQGIPAIIHIPLALISGFIFGAFWGWIPGYLKAVKGVNEVITTLLLNYIAINLVSYLVQNPLKAPAAPSPYSPLIAKTARLPIILPDSLAHLGILLAFITAAVLWILLMRSPLGYQITAVGFNSTAAHYAGISVKNTLMIVMALAGGLAGLAGASEVMGLKYRLFEQMSPGYGFDAIAIAFLSRGSISGVVLASLFFAALRSGANIIQRSAGVPITIVYIIEGLTVLFIAIALAVEKRWLNGLNNDN
- a CDS encoding ABC transporter ATP-binding protein codes for the protein MDLRLENISKHFHSFIANDRISFRVETGKIMAILGENGAGKTTLMNILSGLYQPDTGTIYLDDRPVKITSPHQAIQLGIGMVHQHFMLVPNLTVTENIILGTENSWRLNWSQKQQEIFALAQSYGLEIEPNARIENLPVGQQQRVEILKVLYRQAKLLIFDEPTAVLTPKEVAGFIHILRQLAAAGKTIIFISHKLEEVIKLCDNVTVLRRGKVVATRSTQEVTSQQLSDLMVGQGVSLTVNKKVNQKVNQQVNQQVNQQVNQSVYTAEQVILSVEKLQVLDDRNIPSLRNISFELRAGEILGIAGVDGNGQRELADAIAGLRSIHQGKISFPGSLVHPKIGYIPEDRQKMGLILPFTIAENLILKSFKNSPFCCNLLLQPKAIKRNAQMSIEKFKIRVSGENVKVSQLSGGNQQKVVLARELAEEPNLIIAMQPTRGLDVGATATVHEELLAQRERGAAILYISTELEEVMTMSDRIAVIYRGEFVDILDANTATLDKIGLLMGGANMT
- a CDS encoding BMP family protein, which gives rise to MKRNFSRRKFLVYGSATLGTSLLLKACSSNQTSTVSDSGAGFKIAIALPGLITDKAWNQSGYEGINLAKQKLGAEVAYLEQVAQTDQAEVLTDFARKGYNVVFAHGGQFDASIEQVAPQFPNTFFVGVNGNNQGENIASLRIDHLQGSYLCGLIGAAMTKSNKLAYLAGQEFPATQEELRGFELGAKSVKPNIQVSSTFVGDWNDIVKAKQAALALIADGADVIYQWLDSSSPAVLQAASDKGVYAFGNTTDQLQVAPKAVLTSIIKRLDVAIAYLAELAQKKELKGQIYNIGLDRKDILYLGQFGSAVPEPIKQNALQIEQAISQQKIIFEPCQEAGKDTRCVKKIDKPPGVKTPG